A stretch of the Serratia marcescens genome encodes the following:
- a CDS encoding 3-oxoacyl-ACP reductase family protein yields the protein MTTAHPLQGKVAFVQGGSRGIGAAIVKRLASEGAAVAFTYATSADRAEAVASAVTAAGGKALAIKADSADAAALQQAVRQAVSHFGNLDILVNNAGVFTLGSTEELALDDLDRMLAVNVRSVFVASQEAARHMNDGGRIIHIGSTNAERVPFGGAAVYAMSKSALVGLTKGMARDLGPRGITVNNVQPGPVDTEMNPDAGEFADRLKQLMAIGRYGKDEEIAGFVAYLAGPQAGYITGASLSIDGGFSA from the coding sequence ATGACCACAGCACACCCTCTGCAAGGCAAAGTCGCGTTCGTCCAGGGCGGCTCGCGCGGCATCGGCGCCGCCATCGTTAAACGGTTGGCGAGCGAAGGGGCCGCGGTCGCCTTTACCTACGCCACCTCGGCCGATCGCGCCGAAGCGGTGGCAAGCGCCGTTACCGCCGCCGGCGGCAAAGCCCTCGCCATCAAGGCCGACAGCGCCGATGCGGCGGCGCTGCAGCAGGCGGTGCGCCAGGCGGTCAGCCACTTCGGCAACCTGGACATTCTGGTGAACAACGCCGGGGTGTTTACGCTGGGCAGCACCGAGGAGCTGGCGCTGGACGATTTGGATCGCATGCTGGCGGTCAACGTGCGCAGCGTGTTCGTCGCCAGCCAGGAAGCGGCGCGCCACATGAACGACGGCGGCCGCATCATCCACATCGGCAGCACCAACGCCGAGCGCGTGCCGTTTGGCGGCGCGGCGGTGTATGCGATGAGCAAATCGGCGCTGGTCGGCCTGACCAAAGGCATGGCGCGCGATCTCGGCCCGCGTGGCATCACCGTCAATAACGTGCAGCCCGGCCCGGTAGACACCGAAATGAACCCTGACGCCGGCGAGTTCGCCGATCGGCTCAAGCAGCTGATGGCGATCGGCCGCTACGGCAAAGATGAAGAGATCGCCGGCTTCGTCGCCTACCTGGCGGGCCCGCAGGCGGGTTATATCACCGGCGCCAGTCTGAGCATCGACGGCGGCTTCTCGGCGTAA
- a CDS encoding Rrf2 family transcriptional regulator: MRQDNKLSRMLHVLLHMARHKGVYTSEQIAAMLGTNSAVVRRTLAGLRDAGFVASEKGHHGGWRIADDLRNISLLDIYRAVGVKQLFAIGGGEEHPECAVEAAVNQALGNVLDEAEQALLARFAEISLEDLKDRFDRHFPVGTNEGAVACIDGDGAEA; the protein is encoded by the coding sequence ATGCGTCAGGACAACAAGCTTTCGCGCATGCTGCACGTGTTGCTGCATATGGCGCGCCACAAGGGGGTTTACACCTCGGAACAGATCGCCGCGATGCTGGGCACCAACAGCGCCGTGGTCAGGCGCACCTTGGCCGGCCTGCGTGACGCCGGTTTCGTTGCGTCGGAAAAGGGCCATCACGGTGGGTGGCGTATCGCCGACGATCTGCGGAACATCAGCCTACTCGATATCTACCGGGCGGTGGGCGTTAAGCAGCTGTTCGCCATCGGCGGCGGGGAAGAGCACCCGGAATGTGCAGTGGAGGCGGCGGTCAATCAGGCGCTGGGCAACGTACTGGATGAGGCCGAGCAGGCACTGCTGGCGCGCTTTGCAGAAATCAGCCTGGAGGATCTGAAGGATCGCTTTGACCGCCATTTCCCTGTGGGAACGAACGAAGGCGCGGTGGCCTGCATTGACGGCGACGGTGCCGAAGCGTAA
- a CDS encoding DUF1360 domain-containing protein: MTPVSASDLSACLMIALASASISMTLTQTELFTALRAWAARKNALLGHLFKCFYCMSHWVVIAGMLVYRPALLHSGIGPIDWVMTAFIVLTVTTFINGLLFKAFQAAVRTHVMKHEAQQMLNSHEQ, from the coding sequence ATGACTCCCGTATCGGCTTCGGATCTCTCGGCATGCCTGATGATCGCGCTGGCGTCGGCCAGCATTTCCATGACCCTGACACAAACCGAACTCTTCACGGCGCTGCGGGCCTGGGCGGCGCGCAAAAACGCCCTGCTGGGCCATTTGTTCAAATGCTTTTACTGCATGAGCCACTGGGTGGTGATTGCAGGAATGCTAGTTTACCGCCCGGCGCTGTTGCACAGCGGCATCGGCCCGATCGATTGGGTAATGACCGCTTTCATCGTGCTCACCGTCACCACCTTTATCAACGGCCTGCTGTTTAAAGCATTTCAGGCGGCCGTGCGCACTCATGTGATGAAACACGAGGCGCAGCAGATGTTGAATTCGCATGAGCAGTGA
- a CDS encoding class I SAM-dependent methyltransferase: MNQNTNDIFNGEFSRRYDTGNARFNTISDNLHFLIALLLKDLPANAHILCVGVGTGTEMINLAHQNPSWRFTGVDPSADMLAVCTAKLRQAGIGERCMLVEGYLQDLPSTPDYDAVLCLLVTHFILDDARGDLYRHMASRLNTAGRVVIAEISGDTTAADFDQHLASWAAMQSLDGQTPRTPVELRAQLQQRLLLLPPERTERLIAEAGFSPPQRFFQSLLIYAWTARKPA; encoded by the coding sequence ATGAACCAGAACACCAATGACATTTTCAACGGCGAATTTTCCCGCCGGTATGACACCGGCAACGCGCGCTTCAATACGATTAGCGACAACCTTCACTTTTTGATTGCGCTGCTATTGAAGGATTTGCCCGCCAATGCCCACATCCTGTGTGTTGGCGTGGGAACCGGCACCGAGATGATCAATTTGGCCCACCAGAACCCGAGCTGGCGTTTCACCGGCGTGGATCCTTCCGCCGACATGTTGGCGGTGTGCACTGCCAAACTTCGGCAGGCGGGGATTGGCGAACGCTGCATGTTGGTGGAGGGCTATCTGCAGGATCTGCCGAGCACACCAGATTACGACGCTGTACTGTGTCTGCTAGTGACCCATTTTATTCTCGATGACGCGCGTGGCGACCTCTATCGCCATATGGCGTCACGGTTAAATACCGCTGGCCGGGTGGTGATTGCGGAAATTTCCGGTGATACGACGGCGGCGGATTTCGACCAGCACCTGGCCAGTTGGGCCGCCATGCAGTCTCTTGACGGTCAAACTCCGCGCACGCCGGTTGAACTTCGAGCCCAGTTGCAGCAACGGCTACTGCTGCTGCCGCCGGAACGCACCGAACGGTTGATCGCCGAAGCCGGATTTTCTCCGCCTCAGCGTTTCTTCCAGTCGTTGCTGATCTACGCATGGACGGCCCGTAAACCGGCATAA
- the ssb1 gene encoding single-stranded DNA-binding protein SSB1, whose product MASRGVNKVILVGNLGQDPEVRYMPNGGAVANITLATSESWRDKATGEQKEKTEWHRVVLFGKLAEVAGEYLRKGSQVYIEGSLQTRKWTDQSGVEKYTTEVVVNVGGTMQMLGGRQGGGAPAGQSAGGQGGWGQPQQPQGGNQFSGGQQQSRPAQNSAPAASSNEPPMDFDDDIPF is encoded by the coding sequence ATGGCCAGCAGAGGCGTAAACAAAGTAATTCTGGTCGGGAATCTGGGTCAGGATCCAGAAGTCCGTTACATGCCGAACGGCGGCGCAGTGGCCAACATTACCCTGGCGACCTCCGAAAGCTGGCGTGACAAGGCGACCGGCGAACAGAAAGAGAAGACCGAGTGGCACCGCGTCGTGCTGTTCGGCAAACTGGCCGAAGTGGCGGGCGAATACCTGCGCAAGGGCTCTCAAGTCTACATCGAAGGCTCCCTGCAGACCCGTAAATGGACCGATCAGTCCGGCGTGGAAAAATACACCACCGAAGTGGTGGTTAACGTCGGTGGCACCATGCAGATGCTGGGCGGCCGTCAGGGCGGCGGCGCACCGGCCGGTCAATCTGCCGGCGGCCAGGGCGGTTGGGGCCAGCCTCAGCAGCCACAGGGCGGCAACCAGTTCAGCGGCGGCCAGCAGCAGTCTCGCCCGGCGCAGAACAGCGCTCCGGCGGCCAGCAGCAACGAACCGCCAATGGATTTCGACGACGATATCCCGTTCTAA
- the uvrA gene encoding excinuclease ABC subunit UvrA produces MDNIEVRGARTHNLKNINLIIPRDKLIVVTGLSGSGKSSLAFDTLYAEGQRRYVESLSAYARQFLSLMEKPDVDHIEGLSPAISIEQKSTSHNPRSTVGTITEIHDYLRLLFARVGEPRCPDHHVPLAAQTVSQMVDNVLSQPEGKRLMLLAPVVKDRKGEHTKTLENLAAQGYIRARIDGEVCDLSDPPKLELQKKHTIEVVVDRFKVRDDMAQRLAESFETALELSGGTAVVADMDDEKADELLFSANFACPICGYSMRELEPRLFSFNNPAGACPTCDGLGVQQFFDPDRVVQNPELSLAGGAIRGWDRRNFYYFQMLRSLAEHYEFDVEAPFNTLSADVQKAVLSGSGKESIEFKYINDRGDTTVRRHPFEGVLHNMERRYKETESSAVREELAKFISNRPCASCHGTRLREEARNVFVEDTTLPEISDLSIGHAMTFFQNMKLSGQRAKIAEKVLKEIGDRLKFLVNVGLNYLSLSRSAETLSGGEAQRIRLASQIGAGLVGVMYVLDEPSIGLHQRDNERLLETLIHLRNLGNTVIVVEHDEDAIRAADHVIDIGPGAGVHGGQVVAEGTVDDIMAQPDSLTGQFLSGKREIAIPAQRVQADPTKVLKLSGARGNNLKDVTLTLPVGLFTCITGVSGSGKSTLINDTLFPIAQRQLNGATIAEPAPFREVTGLEHFDKVIDIDQSPIGRTPRSNPATYTGIFTPVRELFAGVPESRSRGYTPGRFSFNVKGGRCEACQGDGVIKVEMHFLPDIYVPCDQCKGKRYNRETLEVKYKGKSIHEVLEMTIEEAREFFDAVPALARKLQTLMDVGLSYIRLGQSATTLSGGEAQRVKLARELSKRGTGQTLYILDEPTTGLHFADIQQLLAVLHQLRDQGNTIVVIEHNLDVIKTADWIVDLGPEGGSGGGEILVAGTPETVAECEKSHTARFLKPLLNK; encoded by the coding sequence ATGGACAATATCGAAGTTCGTGGTGCTCGAACCCATAATCTGAAAAACATCAACCTGATCATCCCGCGTGACAAACTGATTGTCGTCACCGGCCTGTCCGGTTCCGGCAAGTCATCGCTGGCTTTCGATACGCTGTATGCCGAAGGGCAACGCCGCTACGTCGAATCGCTCTCCGCCTATGCGCGCCAGTTCCTGTCGCTGATGGAAAAACCGGACGTCGATCATATCGAAGGCCTGTCGCCGGCGATCTCCATCGAGCAGAAATCCACCTCGCACAACCCGCGATCCACGGTCGGCACCATCACCGAGATCCACGACTACCTGCGCCTGCTGTTCGCCCGCGTCGGTGAGCCGCGCTGCCCGGATCACCATGTGCCGCTGGCGGCGCAAACCGTCAGCCAGATGGTCGATAACGTGCTGAGCCAGCCGGAGGGCAAACGCCTGATGCTGCTGGCGCCGGTGGTGAAAGACCGCAAGGGCGAGCACACCAAAACGCTGGAAAACCTGGCCGCCCAGGGCTATATCCGCGCGCGCATCGACGGTGAAGTGTGCGATCTGTCCGACCCGCCGAAGCTGGAGCTGCAGAAGAAACACACCATCGAAGTGGTGGTCGATCGCTTCAAGGTGCGCGACGACATGGCGCAGCGCCTGGCCGAATCGTTTGAAACCGCGCTGGAACTGTCCGGCGGCACTGCGGTGGTGGCGGATATGGACGACGAGAAAGCGGACGAGCTGCTGTTCTCCGCCAACTTCGCCTGCCCGATCTGCGGCTACAGCATGCGCGAGCTGGAGCCGCGCCTGTTTTCCTTCAACAACCCGGCCGGCGCCTGCCCGACCTGTGACGGCCTGGGCGTACAGCAGTTCTTCGATCCGGATCGCGTGGTGCAAAACCCCGAGCTGTCGCTGGCCGGCGGCGCGATCCGCGGTTGGGATCGCCGCAATTTCTACTATTTCCAGATGCTGCGTTCGCTGGCGGAGCACTATGAGTTCGACGTCGAAGCGCCGTTCAACACCCTGAGCGCCGACGTGCAGAAAGCGGTGCTGAGCGGTTCCGGCAAAGAGTCTATCGAATTCAAATACATCAACGATCGCGGTGACACCACCGTGCGCCGCCATCCGTTCGAAGGCGTGCTGCACAACATGGAGCGCCGCTATAAAGAGACCGAATCCAGCGCGGTACGCGAAGAATTGGCGAAGTTCATCAGCAACCGCCCTTGCGCCTCGTGCCACGGCACCCGTCTGCGCGAAGAAGCGCGCAACGTGTTCGTCGAAGACACTACGCTGCCGGAGATCTCCGATCTGAGCATCGGCCATGCGATGACCTTCTTCCAGAACATGAAGCTCAGCGGCCAGCGCGCCAAGATCGCCGAGAAAGTGCTGAAAGAGATCGGCGATCGCCTGAAGTTCCTGGTGAACGTCGGGCTGAACTACCTGTCATTGTCCCGCTCCGCGGAGACGCTCTCCGGCGGCGAAGCGCAGCGTATCCGTTTGGCCAGCCAGATCGGCGCCGGCCTGGTGGGTGTGATGTACGTACTGGACGAGCCGTCGATCGGCCTGCACCAGCGCGACAACGAGCGCCTGCTGGAAACGCTGATCCACCTGCGCAACCTCGGCAACACGGTGATCGTGGTGGAGCATGACGAAGACGCCATCCGCGCCGCCGACCACGTGATCGACATCGGCCCCGGCGCCGGCGTGCACGGCGGCCAGGTGGTGGCGGAAGGCACCGTCGACGACATCATGGCACAGCCGGACTCGCTGACCGGCCAGTTCCTCAGCGGCAAACGCGAGATCGCCATTCCGGCGCAGCGCGTGCAGGCCGATCCGACCAAAGTGCTGAAGCTGAGCGGCGCGCGCGGCAACAACCTGAAGGACGTGACGCTGACGCTGCCGGTCGGTCTGTTTACCTGCATCACCGGCGTGTCCGGCTCCGGCAAATCGACGCTGATTAACGATACGCTGTTCCCGATCGCCCAGCGCCAGCTCAACGGCGCCACCATCGCCGAGCCGGCGCCGTTCCGCGAAGTGACCGGCCTGGAGCATTTCGACAAGGTGATCGACATCGATCAGAGCCCGATCGGCCGCACGCCGCGCTCTAACCCGGCCACCTACACCGGCATCTTCACCCCGGTGCGCGAGCTGTTCGCCGGCGTGCCAGAGTCGCGCAGCCGCGGTTATACGCCGGGCCGATTCAGCTTCAACGTCAAGGGCGGGCGCTGTGAAGCCTGCCAGGGCGACGGGGTGATCAAGGTCGAGATGCACTTCCTGCCGGACATCTACGTGCCGTGCGACCAGTGCAAGGGCAAGCGCTATAACCGCGAAACGCTGGAAGTGAAGTACAAGGGCAAGAGCATCCACGAAGTGCTGGAGATGACCATCGAAGAAGCGCGTGAGTTCTTCGACGCGGTGCCGGCGCTGGCGCGCAAGCTACAGACCCTGATGGATGTCGGCCTGTCGTACATCCGCCTCGGCCAGTCGGCCACCACGCTCTCCGGCGGTGAGGCGCAGCGCGTCAAGCTGGCGCGCGAGCTGTCGAAACGCGGCACCGGCCAGACGCTGTATATCCTCGACGAACCGACTACCGGCCTGCACTTCGCCGATATCCAACAGCTGTTGGCGGTACTGCATCAGCTGCGCGATCAGGGCAACACCATCGTGGTCATCGAGCATAACCTGGACGTGATCAAGACCGCCGACTGGATCGTCGATCTGGGGCCGGAAGGCGGCAGCGGCGGCGGCGAGATCCTGGTCGCCGGCACGCCGGAAACCGTGGCCGAGTGTGAAAAGTCGCACACCGCGCGCTTCCTGAAACCGCTGTTGAACAAGTAG
- a CDS encoding NAD(P)-dependent alcohol dehydrogenase, which translates to MNITHAYAAHDAKSALVPFDYPPRALRDHDVQIQVLFCGVCHSDLHQARNEWSNTIYPVVPGHEIVGRVSAVGGHVSRYRVGDLVGVGCMVDSCRSCPSCDEGLEQYCENGFTGTYNGQDRQTGAVTYGGYSTNLVVDQDFVLRVPENLDPAGVAPLLCAGITTYSPLRQWGAGPGKKVGIVGLGGLGHMGVKLARAMGAHVVLFTTSPSKIEDAKRLGAHEVVISRNPEEMAQHVNSFDFILNTVAAQHDLNPFLNLLRRDGTLTLVGAPEHDHPSPQVFNLIMKRRRIAGSLIGGIAETQEMLDFCGQHGITSDIELIPMQQINEAYERMLKSDVKYRFVVDIDSLRA; encoded by the coding sequence ATGAACATTACCCATGCCTATGCCGCGCATGATGCGAAGTCTGCGCTGGTGCCTTTCGATTACCCACCGCGCGCCCTGCGCGACCACGATGTGCAAATTCAGGTGCTGTTCTGCGGCGTGTGCCATTCGGACCTGCATCAGGCACGCAACGAATGGAGCAATACGATTTATCCGGTGGTGCCAGGCCACGAAATCGTCGGCCGCGTTAGCGCCGTCGGTGGCCATGTCTCGCGTTACCGGGTCGGCGATCTGGTCGGCGTCGGCTGCATGGTGGATTCCTGCCGCAGCTGCCCGAGCTGCGATGAGGGGCTGGAACAGTATTGCGAGAACGGCTTTACCGGTACCTATAACGGTCAGGACCGCCAGACCGGCGCCGTGACCTACGGCGGCTACTCCACCAATCTGGTGGTGGATCAGGACTTCGTGCTGCGAGTGCCGGAAAATCTCGATCCGGCCGGGGTCGCGCCGCTGCTGTGCGCCGGTATCACCACCTATTCGCCGCTGCGCCAGTGGGGCGCGGGACCGGGCAAAAAGGTCGGCATCGTCGGCCTCGGCGGGCTGGGGCACATGGGCGTCAAACTGGCGCGGGCGATGGGCGCGCACGTGGTGCTGTTCACCACCTCGCCGTCGAAAATCGAAGACGCCAAGCGCCTCGGCGCCCATGAAGTGGTAATTTCGCGCAACCCGGAGGAGATGGCGCAGCACGTCAACAGCTTCGACTTCATCCTCAACACAGTGGCGGCTCAGCACGATCTGAATCCGTTCCTCAACTTGCTGCGCCGCGACGGCACCCTGACGCTGGTCGGCGCGCCGGAACACGATCACCCGTCGCCGCAGGTGTTCAACCTGATCATGAAGCGCCGCCGCATCGCCGGTTCGCTGATCGGCGGCATCGCGGAAACGCAAGAGATGCTGGACTTCTGCGGCCAACACGGCATCACATCGGATATCGAGCTGATCCCGATGCAGCAAATTAATGAAGCCTATGAACGCATGCTGAAAAGCGACGTGAAGTACCGCTTCGTGGTGGATATCGACTCGCTGCGAGCCTGA
- the maa gene encoding maltose O-acetyltransferase, with the protein MAISEEKRKMIAGELYDAGDDLLRSERRRARQLTHRYNHSSPEEGELRKQWLGELLGGYQGGTIEPTFRCDYGYNIYLGKNFYANFDCVILDVCEVHIGDNCLLAPGVHIYTATHPLDAETRVGGAEFGKPVRIGDNVWIGGRAVINPGVTIGDNAVVASGAVVIKDVPANCVVGGNPARIIKQL; encoded by the coding sequence ATGGCCATCAGCGAAGAAAAGCGCAAGATGATCGCCGGAGAACTGTACGACGCCGGCGATGACCTGCTGCGCAGCGAACGTCGGCGCGCGCGCCAGCTAACGCATCGCTATAACCACTCCTCGCCGGAAGAGGGCGAGCTGCGCAAACAGTGGCTGGGTGAGCTGCTGGGCGGCTATCAGGGCGGTACCATCGAGCCGACCTTCCGCTGCGACTACGGCTATAACATCTATCTGGGCAAGAATTTCTACGCCAATTTCGACTGCGTGATCCTCGACGTATGCGAGGTGCATATCGGCGACAATTGCCTGTTGGCGCCGGGCGTGCATATTTACACCGCGACCCATCCGCTGGACGCTGAGACACGCGTCGGCGGCGCGGAGTTCGGCAAGCCGGTCAGGATTGGCGACAACGTGTGGATCGGCGGGCGCGCGGTGATCAATCCGGGGGTGACCATCGGCGATAATGCGGTCGTGGCCTCCGGCGCGGTGGTGATCAAAGACGTGCCGGCCAACTGCGTGGTGGGCGGCAACCCGGCCAGGATCATCAAGCAGCTATAA
- a CDS encoding MmcQ/YjbR family DNA-binding protein, whose protein sequence is MNNSALLEYCMAKPGAEQSDQNQWQASQIKVGDVMFAMVCEVEGRPALAVKSSPELAESLREHHPEIVACAGLNKAHWNTVFLDGNLPNSQFYTLIDSSYQLVVEGLPEHVRQELRA, encoded by the coding sequence ATGAATAACAGCGCATTGCTGGAGTACTGCATGGCGAAGCCGGGCGCGGAGCAAAGCGACCAGAACCAGTGGCAGGCCAGTCAGATCAAGGTGGGCGACGTAATGTTCGCCATGGTGTGCGAGGTCGAAGGGCGGCCGGCGCTGGCGGTCAAGTCCAGCCCGGAGCTGGCGGAAAGCCTGCGTGAACACCATCCTGAGATCGTCGCCTGCGCCGGCCTGAACAAGGCGCACTGGAACACGGTGTTTCTCGACGGCAACCTACCGAACTCGCAGTTTTACACGCTGATCGACAGCTCCTATCAGCTGGTGGTGGAAGGCCTGCCCGAACACGTGCGCCAGGAACTGCGCGCCTGA
- a CDS encoding secondary thiamine-phosphate synthase enzyme YjbQ yields MWHQQTLILSAKARGFHLVTDEIVNQLTHLHRLQTGLLHLLLQHTSASLTLNENCDPTVRADMEQHFLRQVPEHAPYQHDYEGPDDMPAHIKSSLLGASLTLSVRHGRLMLGTWQGIWLGEHRIHGGARRIVATLQGE; encoded by the coding sequence ATGTGGCATCAGCAAACGCTAATCCTCAGCGCAAAAGCGCGTGGCTTTCATCTGGTTACCGACGAGATCGTCAACCAGTTAACCCACTTACATCGCCTGCAAACCGGCTTGCTGCATCTGTTGCTGCAGCATACCTCGGCCTCGCTGACGCTCAACGAGAACTGCGATCCCACGGTGCGAGCCGATATGGAGCAGCATTTCCTGCGTCAGGTGCCGGAACACGCACCCTATCAGCATGACTACGAAGGGCCGGACGACATGCCGGCGCACATCAAATCCTCGCTGCTGGGCGCGTCCTTGACGCTGTCCGTCAGGCACGGGCGGCTGATGCTGGGCACATGGCAGGGCATCTGGCTGGGGGAGCACCGCATCCACGGCGGAGCACGCCGTATTGTGGCCACATTACAGGGGGAATAA
- a CDS encoding amino acid aminotransferase, which yields MFQNVDAYAGDPILSLMEKFKQDPRAHKVNLSIGLYYDAQGIIPQMRAVAAAQAQLNSVEHGASVYLPMEGLQPYRSAIQQLLFGAQHPMLQQGRIATIQTVGGSGALKVGADFLKSYFPDSQVWVSDPTWENHVAIFSGAGFKVNTYPYFDSESLGVKFDAMLAALKQLPKHSIALLHPCCHNPTGSDLTPAQWDEVVKVIAEREIIPFLDIAYQGFGGGMEQDAYAIRAIAAAGLPCLVSNSFSKIFSLYGERVGGLSVVCESEEAAGRVLGQLKATVRRNYSSPPNFGAQLVAKVLNDAQLKTQWLDEVESMRTRILEMRHALVDTLKSALPQRNFDYLLAQRGMFSYTGFSAAQVDRLREEFGVYLIHSGRMCVAGLNHNNVRQVAEAFAAVQ from the coding sequence GTGTTCCAGAACGTTGACGCCTATGCCGGCGATCCTATTCTGTCGCTGATGGAAAAATTCAAACAAGACCCGCGCGCGCACAAGGTGAACCTGAGTATCGGCCTGTACTACGATGCGCAGGGCATCATCCCGCAGATGCGGGCGGTCGCCGCGGCGCAAGCGCAGTTGAACAGCGTCGAGCACGGCGCCTCGGTATACCTGCCGATGGAAGGGCTGCAACCTTACCGTTCCGCCATCCAGCAACTGCTGTTCGGCGCGCAGCATCCGATGCTGCAGCAGGGGCGCATCGCCACCATTCAGACCGTCGGCGGTTCCGGTGCGTTGAAAGTGGGCGCCGACTTCCTGAAAAGCTACTTCCCGGATTCGCAGGTATGGGTCAGCGATCCGACCTGGGAAAATCACGTCGCCATCTTCAGCGGCGCCGGTTTCAAGGTGAATACCTACCCGTATTTCGACAGCGAAAGCCTGGGCGTGAAGTTCGACGCCATGCTCGCTGCGCTGAAACAGCTGCCGAAGCACAGCATCGCGCTGCTGCACCCGTGCTGCCACAACCCGACCGGTTCCGACCTGACCCCTGCCCAGTGGGATGAGGTGGTCAAGGTGATCGCCGAGCGTGAAATCATTCCGTTCCTCGACATCGCCTATCAGGGCTTCGGCGGCGGCATGGAGCAAGACGCCTACGCCATTCGCGCCATCGCGGCGGCCGGCCTGCCGTGCCTGGTGAGCAACTCGTTCTCGAAGATCTTCTCGCTGTACGGCGAGCGCGTCGGCGGCCTGTCGGTGGTGTGCGAAAGCGAAGAGGCGGCCGGGCGCGTGCTGGGCCAGCTGAAGGCCACCGTGCGCCGCAACTACTCGAGCCCGCCGAATTTCGGCGCGCAGCTGGTGGCCAAGGTGCTGAACGACGCCCAGTTGAAAACCCAATGGCTGGACGAAGTGGAGAGCATGCGCACCCGCATTCTCGAGATGCGTCACGCGCTGGTGGACACCCTGAAGAGCGCGCTGCCGCAGCGCAACTTCGATTACCTGCTGGCGCAGCGCGGCATGTTCAGCTACACCGGCTTCAGCGCGGCGCAGGTCGATCGCCTGCGTGAAGAGTTCGGTGTCTACCTGATCCACAGCGGCCGCATGTGCGTGGCCGGCCTGAACCACAACAACGTGCGTCAGGTGGCCGAGGCGTTTGCCGCGGTGCAGTAA
- a CDS encoding Lrp/AsnC family transcriptional regulator produces MYNIDDFDMKILTLLQANGRLTNQELSELVGLSASQCSRRRISLEQAQLIRGYHARLAPEAVGLGLVGLIEVSLITHAQEQIDSFHQMLEDVDAILDAYKTTGDADYLLKVAVADLPALSEFISQTLSPHKSVAHIKTAVVLNRIKENGLLPVAR; encoded by the coding sequence ATGTACAACATTGACGATTTTGATATGAAAATCCTGACGCTGTTACAGGCCAACGGTCGTCTGACCAATCAGGAGCTGAGCGAGCTGGTGGGGCTCTCTGCCTCCCAGTGTTCGCGGCGGCGCATCAGCCTGGAGCAGGCGCAGCTGATCCGCGGCTACCATGCGCGGCTGGCGCCGGAGGCGGTCGGCCTGGGGCTGGTGGGGCTGATCGAAGTGAGCCTGATCACGCACGCGCAGGAGCAGATCGACAGCTTTCATCAGATGCTGGAGGACGTGGACGCGATCCTTGACGCTTACAAGACCACCGGCGACGCCGATTACCTGCTGAAAGTGGCAGTGGCGGACCTGCCGGCGCTGAGCGAGTTCATCAGCCAGACGCTGTCGCCGCACAAAAGCGTGGCGCATATCAAAACGGCGGTGGTGCTCAATCGCATCAAGGAAAACGGTTTGTTGCCGGTGGCGAGATAA
- a CDS encoding transporter substrate-binding domain-containing protein, with product MKKLLPLALLLAAGNAGAQSHLDKVLQQKTLEVCTTGDYKPYTFLKEDGSYEGIDIDMAESLAKSLGAKVKWVKTSWKTLTPDFVGGKCDIAMGGISVTLERQKQVFFADKLDTDGKIPLVRCTDVKKYRTLEQINKPSVRLLEPAGGTNEAFVHAYLPKAKLTLTHDNMSIFQQLVDRKADVMITDASEALYQQKRYPKLCAVNPTKPMQYGEKAYMLPRDDLSWKLYVDQWLHLAKATGEYQKIIDKWLAVKK from the coding sequence ATGAAAAAGCTACTCCCCCTCGCGCTGCTGCTCGCCGCCGGCAACGCCGGCGCGCAATCCCACCTGGACAAGGTGCTGCAGCAAAAGACCCTGGAGGTCTGCACCACCGGCGACTACAAGCCCTATACCTTCCTCAAGGAAGACGGCAGCTATGAAGGCATCGACATCGACATGGCGGAATCGCTGGCCAAGAGCCTGGGCGCGAAAGTGAAGTGGGTGAAGACCAGCTGGAAAACTCTGACGCCGGACTTCGTCGGCGGCAAGTGCGACATTGCGATGGGCGGCATCTCCGTCACATTGGAGCGGCAAAAGCAGGTGTTCTTCGCCGACAAGCTGGATACCGACGGCAAAATCCCGCTGGTGCGCTGCACCGACGTGAAGAAATACCGCACTCTCGAGCAGATCAACAAGCCGTCGGTGCGTCTGTTGGAACCGGCGGGCGGCACCAACGAAGCCTTCGTGCACGCCTATCTGCCGAAGGCCAAGCTGACGCTCACGCACGACAACATGAGCATTTTCCAGCAGTTGGTGGATCGCAAGGCGGACGTGATGATCACCGACGCCTCCGAGGCGCTGTACCAGCAGAAGCGCTATCCGAAGCTGTGCGCGGTGAATCCGACCAAGCCGATGCAGTACGGCGAGAAGGCCTACATGCTGCCGCGCGACGATCTGAGCTGGAAACTGTATGTCGATCAGTGGCTGCACCTGGCCAAGGCGACCGGCGAGTATCAGAAGATTATCGACAAGTGGTTGGCGGTAAAGAAGTAA